One window of Acidobacteriota bacterium genomic DNA carries:
- a CDS encoding PA0069 family radical SAM protein, which yields MERKSANVRGRGAGVNPVGRFERLRVVSDQPPPERVITELRRDSSRSIIARNDSPDIPFDASINPYRGCEHGCSYCYARPTHEYLGFSPGLDFESKILVKENAAELLRRELSAPRWRPQTLALSGVTDPYQPAEERLRITRGCLEVLAEARHPVVVVTKSARVLRDLDLLTQLARYRAAAVCLSITTLDGELAARLEPRASHPRRRLEALRRLSDAGVPCGVLMSPIVPGLTDHEIPTLLAAASEAGAGFAGYLILRLPGAVGELFEDWLERHYPERKDKVLNRLRSMRDGRLNDPRFGHRFRGQGAFAEQIRDLFHGHRRRLGLDRRGVELSTAAFRRPPGRQRTLFDL from the coding sequence ATGGAGCGTAAGTCAGCGAATGTCCGCGGTCGGGGCGCCGGCGTCAATCCCGTCGGGCGCTTCGAGCGCCTGCGGGTGGTCTCGGACCAGCCGCCGCCGGAGCGGGTGATCACCGAGCTGCGCCGCGACAGCAGTCGCTCGATCATCGCCCGCAACGACAGTCCGGACATCCCCTTCGACGCATCGATCAATCCCTACCGCGGCTGCGAGCATGGCTGCAGCTACTGCTACGCGCGCCCGACTCACGAGTACCTCGGCTTCTCGCCGGGCCTCGACTTCGAGTCCAAGATCCTGGTCAAGGAGAACGCTGCGGAGCTCCTCCGCCGCGAGCTGTCAGCCCCGCGCTGGCGACCCCAGACGCTGGCCCTCAGTGGCGTCACCGATCCCTATCAGCCCGCCGAGGAGCGCCTGCGGATCACCCGCGGATGTCTCGAGGTCCTGGCCGAGGCGCGCCATCCGGTGGTGGTGGTGACCAAGAGTGCCCGGGTGCTGCGTGATCTCGACCTCCTGACCCAGTTGGCTCGCTACCGGGCGGCGGCGGTTTGCCTCTCGATCACCACCCTCGATGGTGAGCTGGCGGCGCGCCTCGAGCCGCGCGCTTCCCATCCGCGGCGCCGGCTGGAGGCGCTGCGCCGGCTGTCCGACGCCGGCGTGCCCTGCGGTGTCCTGATGTCGCCGATCGTTCCTGGCCTCACCGATCACGAGATCCCGACCCTCCTCGCCGCCGCCTCGGAGGCCGGAGCCGGCTTTGCCGGCTATTTGATTCTGCGCCTTCCGGGGGCCGTCGGCGAGCTCTTCGAGGATTGGCTCGAGCGCCACTATCCGGAGCGCAAGGACAAGGTCCTGAACCGCCTGCGCTCGATGCGCGACGGGCGCCTCAACGACCCGCGCTTCGGCCACCGCTTCCGCGGCCAGGGCGCCTTTGCGGAGCAGATCCGCGACCTCTTCCACGGTCACCGCCGGCGCCTCGGCCTCGACCGCCGCGGCGTCGAGCTCTCGACCGCCGCCTTCCGCCGGCCGCCCGGGCGTCAGCGGACCCTGTTCGATCTGTAG